CCCATCGAGTCGTTGATCCTACGCCCGGCCAGAATCACCTCCGGGTGATAGCCTACCGTCTCCGCCTTGTGGGTCAAATAATAGGGATCAACACCAATGCAATGACCGCCGACCAACCCTGGACGAAATGGCAAAAAATTCCATTTTGTGCCCGCCGCTTTAAGGACGTTTAGGGTATCAATATCCAAGCGATCAAAGATAATAGCCAGCTCGTTCATCAGGGCAATATTCAAGTCCCGCTGAGTATTCTCAATAACCTTGGCCGCCTCAGCCTCCTTAATGGTGTCGGTCACATAAACCCCAGCCTCAATAACCGCACTATATAAAGCGGCAACTGCCTCCCGGGTCGGGCCATCATCCCCCGAAACCACCTTGACGATTTTGGTTAAGGTATGCTCTTTGTCTCCAGGATTAATTCGTTCTGGTGAATACCCGACATGAAAATCTCTTTTCCAAACAAACCCAGACTGAGCCTCAAGAATTGGCACACAGACATCTTCAGTGACTCCGGGATAGACGGTGGACTCAAAAACAACCACCACCCCTTTTTTCATGTGTCTTCCCACCGTCGTTGAAGCGCCGACCACTGGACTCAAATCAGGTTGACGGGCAATATCAATCGGCGTGGGCACAGCCACCACAACAAAATCGGCCTCCTCCAACCGAGCAGGGTCCGCCGAAAACTCAAGATGAGTGGCCCTGGCAAAACCCTCAACATCGACCTCCTCATTAGGATCAATCCCTTGCTGATATTTATTGATGGCCTCAATTTTGACATCATACCCAATAGTCCGCATCTTCGTGCCAAAGGCAATCGCCAGAGGTAAACCAACATACCCCAAACCAACTACCGCCACCGTTTTTCCTGACAGATCAGTCATTGTTGCTATCCTTACCTAAATATTGTGTAGTCTCTCTTCAACGCTAGCCACTAACAACTAGCCGCCATCCGCCATTT
The nucleotide sequence above comes from Desulfobulbaceae bacterium. Encoded proteins:
- a CDS encoding nucleotide sugar dehydrogenase, with translation MTDLSGKTVAVVGLGYVGLPLAIAFGTKMRTIGYDVKIEAINKYQQGIDPNEEVDVEGFARATHLEFSADPARLEEADFVVVAVPTPIDIARQPDLSPVVGASTTVGRHMKKGVVVVFESTVYPGVTEDVCVPILEAQSGFVWKRDFHVGYSPERINPGDKEHTLTKIVKVVSGDDGPTREAVAALYSAVIEAGVYVTDTIKEAEAAKVIENTQRDLNIALMNELAIIFDRLDIDTLNVLKAAGTKWNFLPFRPGLVGGHCIGVDPYYLTHKAETVGYHPEVILAGRRINDSMGKFVAEKTVKMMMQAGVIRTGKVGVLGLTFKENCPDLRNSKVIDIIDELKSYGLTVEVYDPRVDPADAKRIYGLTLCSWEALHDLGALIVAVPHKELLAKSVDELAGTLVSNGCLVDVKSVLDTEAVQKLGLNFWRL